The Methanococcoides sp. LMO-2 region ACCGAACTGCATGCTCTCCATCTCCCGGGCCGGGCTGGAAGTCCTTTCCGCAAAAATGCTCATCACGAAATCACGTGTGTGCAGGACGATCTTCTTCAGGCCCGTCGATGAAGCACACCTCACACAGGCATCGAGGATGGCGCAGGCATCCATTTTCCGTATCATGTCCGATGGAACCCCATGCAGCTCAGCAAGCATGAACAATTCATCTTCGTTCATTCCAATGCTATCGACTGTTCCGGCAAGTTCGCTGAAGATTGCCACACCCATATCCATACTCATGAAATGACCAAACTCAACATGGATCGGCAAATCCGGATTGAGAGCTTTCCAGCCCTCCAATTGTGAATGTGCCTTTTCAAACCGTTCCTTATATCCGGAGCCATCAGGATAAAATTTCTGTAACTGGTTGAAACCGGAAATGATAGCACCGTCCATCTCATTTACATGCTCACGGCTGTACTCCTCAAACTCAGGAGTTATAGTAAGCTCCGTATTGATGTCATCATATGTGGCAATGAAACGGTTCTCTCTGGGCACTGTAACTTCATCTCCGAGAACCTTGAACTGCGCTCCATTACTGAAATCAAAGACAAAATGGATGATCTCATTTGCATCTTTGGACATAGAAGCATTCTGTGGAACGGACTCACCTGCAAAAACAATGTTCTCACCTGACATCAATGGTTTTATCGAATTGATGTCACCTACAGCATTCATGACAACCTGCTCTGCGCCCATATGGGACATGACGTTTGCCATTATACCCATATTTCCCCCAAGGCGTATCTCACATTTA contains the following coding sequences:
- a CDS encoding ADP-dependent glucokinase/phosphofructokinase, which translates into the protein MKVLCGYNVNIDAVYRMTGEEISELLHMLDREELREKLCEPPGEIRSLSDLVAGLVLHMQKGTGGEWFIYSDDVFRFLKGRYYDKCEIRLGGNMGIMANVMSHMGAEQVVMNAVGDINSIKPLMSGENIVFAGESVPQNASMSKDANEIIHFVFDFSNGAQFKVLGDEVTVPRENRFIATYDDINTELTITPEFEEYSREHVNEMDGAIISGFNQLQKFYPDGSGYKERFEKAHSQLEGWKALNPDLPIHVEFGHFMSMDMGVAIFSELAGTVDSIGMNEDELFMLAELHGVPSDMIRKMDACAILDACVRCASSTGLKKIVLHTRDFVMSIFAERTSSPAREMESMQFGVMCAAAFAASGRLPERSQLVDSVRGLARSEEGLKQVTRLQDLIGGEEFEGGVFGEYRGYSVCILPTIICEEPVSTVGLGDTVSSATFLRWLEIGSEY